From Spirosoma agri, one genomic window encodes:
- a CDS encoding SusC/RagA family TonB-linked outer membrane protein produces the protein MKHHLHTKVWSSGLLLWAIFLLTTVAQAQDRRVTGRVVSGKDQQAIPGVNILVRNTQLGTTTDGNGGFSLSVPASSTLVFSAIGYTGRTIDVGNQTQLTVTLQEAEQSLGEVVVTALGIKKESKRLGYATAIVNPEQVTTNRTVNFMNALQGKIAGVNISGLGTGAAGTSKIRIRGQSSFSGQNSPLIVVNGVPIDNTNFGQNNGNNGSDASIANRGSNYSDGGDGLSSINPDDIEGMTVLKGGTAAALYGSRAKDGVIMITTKTKGTGQGIGVTYNSNYTTDHALDYTDYQYEYGQGEYGVRPSAPNPTSGVWSFGEKFAGQSQVLFGGITVPYVPIRNHIGQFYREGSTWTNSVAISTGNEKGGLNLSLSNLDNKGITPNNTFSRKTINLGFSYNLSARLSVTGTINYSNELNKNPPQIAQQDNSMPTVLYTLANSMPLDLLEANQINPATGNEYIWSRFMNRTNPYFSMSYKFENIRRDRLFGNLSARYNVTDWLYVQGRIGQDYWSRDQDYNFPTGAASLAAAPAGFVNGNYVQETRRFRELNTDFLIGANHKFGVFGIDVTAGGNQLYRRSDLNSVLGTDFIVRGLYTVQNSRVKDPVYSPSERKVNSLYAAAEFSYKDFIYLNATARNDWFSTLAPANRSILYPSLTGSFVFSQAFNNLPPWLNFGKFRAAYAEVGSDGDVGPYSNGLFYATNANLFPNPAGAGQPVGNITSNTVPSATLKPSRTAETEVGLELKLFNNRVGVDLAVYRKITSDQIVAAQSSDASGYTNILINNGKSQNQGVELLINLSPIRTKNFFWDVTLNGAYNKTKLLKLLTDVPGEQIVVGTGVYVGDLRQVVGEELGQLYSYGYARDAQGRIIHGSDGLPNRTAAPISFGSALPKYTGGITNTFNYKGINLSFLIDFKLGGKMISGTNLNAFRHGLQKETLVGRGDADNKMVGVGVNANGETNAVRAFVQDYYSVGRSKALGEQVVYDAGLWKLRQISLGYDFTKFLPKTLFIKGIRLSAVANNVAILKKWVPNIDPEQFGFSSDNLVGLESTGLPTTRSIGFNLNVKF, from the coding sequence ATGAAACACCACTTACACACCAAGGTCTGGTCATCTGGTTTGCTGCTCTGGGCCATTTTTCTGCTCACGACAGTAGCACAGGCCCAGGATCGACGAGTAACAGGGCGCGTCGTGTCTGGAAAAGACCAACAGGCCATTCCGGGCGTGAATATCCTGGTCAGAAATACACAATTGGGTACAACCACCGATGGGAACGGCGGCTTTTCCCTGAGCGTACCGGCCAGTTCGACGTTAGTATTTAGCGCAATCGGCTATACGGGACGCACCATCGATGTCGGGAATCAAACACAGTTGACCGTTACGCTTCAGGAAGCGGAGCAAAGTTTAGGCGAAGTCGTCGTAACGGCGTTAGGTATCAAAAAAGAATCCAAACGGTTAGGGTACGCTACTGCCATTGTGAACCCCGAACAGGTGACGACCAACCGTACGGTTAACTTTATGAACGCCCTGCAAGGAAAAATTGCGGGGGTGAATATTTCCGGCCTGGGCACGGGTGCAGCCGGAACCAGCAAAATCAGGATTCGGGGTCAGTCGTCCTTTTCGGGGCAGAACAGCCCGCTCATCGTTGTCAATGGTGTGCCGATCGATAACACCAATTTCGGCCAGAACAACGGTAATAACGGTAGCGATGCCTCGATTGCCAACCGGGGCTCCAACTACTCCGACGGTGGCGACGGCCTGTCGTCGATCAATCCGGACGATATTGAAGGCATGACCGTACTGAAAGGCGGCACCGCTGCGGCCCTTTACGGCTCTCGAGCAAAGGATGGCGTGATCATGATCACGACCAAAACCAAAGGTACGGGTCAGGGTATTGGCGTAACGTACAACAGCAACTATACGACTGATCACGCGCTGGATTATACGGACTACCAGTACGAATACGGGCAGGGCGAATACGGAGTTCGGCCTTCGGCGCCTAACCCAACCTCGGGCGTGTGGAGCTTTGGCGAGAAGTTTGCCGGCCAGTCACAGGTTCTGTTCGGGGGCATAACGGTACCGTATGTTCCGATTCGCAACCACATCGGCCAATTCTATCGGGAAGGATCGACCTGGACAAACTCCGTCGCCATTTCTACGGGTAACGAGAAAGGTGGTCTAAATCTGTCACTATCGAATCTGGATAACAAAGGTATTACGCCAAACAATACTTTCAGCCGGAAAACCATCAACCTGGGCTTCAGCTACAATCTGTCAGCCCGCTTATCGGTAACGGGGACGATCAACTATTCGAACGAGCTGAACAAAAACCCACCCCAGATAGCCCAGCAGGACAACAGTATGCCTACTGTGCTGTACACACTAGCGAACTCAATGCCGCTGGACCTGCTCGAAGCCAATCAGATAAATCCGGCAACTGGCAACGAGTATATCTGGTCGCGGTTCATGAACCGGACAAATCCTTATTTTTCAATGAGTTACAAATTTGAAAATATCCGTCGGGATCGTCTGTTCGGTAATTTATCGGCCCGGTATAACGTAACCGACTGGTTATACGTACAGGGACGGATCGGTCAGGATTACTGGTCGCGTGATCAGGATTACAATTTCCCAACGGGTGCGGCTTCGTTAGCGGCTGCTCCAGCGGGTTTTGTCAATGGTAACTACGTGCAGGAAACCCGTCGGTTCCGAGAGCTGAACACCGACTTTCTGATCGGTGCCAATCATAAATTTGGCGTCTTTGGGATTGATGTCACCGCCGGTGGTAACCAGTTGTATCGCCGGAGTGATCTGAATAGCGTACTGGGTACCGATTTTATCGTTCGGGGACTGTATACGGTTCAGAATTCACGCGTTAAAGATCCCGTCTACAGCCCAAGCGAGCGCAAAGTCAACTCGCTATACGCAGCCGCTGAGTTCTCTTACAAGGATTTCATTTACCTGAATGCTACCGCCCGGAATGACTGGTTTTCGACCCTGGCACCCGCCAACCGCAGCATCCTGTATCCATCGTTGACCGGTAGCTTCGTCTTTTCGCAAGCCTTCAACAACCTGCCCCCCTGGCTGAATTTCGGGAAATTCCGGGCAGCTTATGCAGAAGTCGGTAGCGATGGGGACGTTGGCCCCTACTCGAACGGACTGTTCTACGCCACCAACGCCAACTTATTCCCGAACCCGGCGGGTGCTGGTCAACCAGTGGGGAATATCACCTCGAACACCGTTCCGAGCGCAACCCTGAAACCAAGCCGGACGGCCGAAACCGAAGTAGGACTGGAGTTAAAACTATTCAACAACCGGGTTGGCGTCGATCTGGCCGTGTATCGGAAAATCACGAGCGATCAGATCGTTGCCGCTCAATCGTCCGACGCATCGGGCTACACGAATATTCTGATCAACAACGGAAAAAGCCAGAATCAGGGCGTTGAATTACTGATCAACCTCTCGCCCATCCGGACGAAAAATTTCTTCTGGGATGTAACGCTGAACGGGGCGTATAATAAAACGAAACTCCTCAAATTACTGACTGACGTTCCTGGTGAGCAAATCGTTGTTGGCACCGGCGTTTACGTTGGTGATCTGCGGCAGGTTGTCGGCGAAGAGTTAGGACAATTGTATTCCTACGGATACGCCCGCGACGCACAGGGCCGCATTATTCACGGTAGCGATGGCCTGCCAAACCGCACCGCAGCACCAATTTCGTTCGGTTCGGCCTTGCCTAAATACACGGGTGGCATTACCAATACGTTCAATTACAAAGGCATAAACCTATCGTTCCTGATCGACTTCAAACTGGGCGGCAAAATGATCTCGGGTACCAACCTGAACGCGTTCCGGCACGGTTTACAGAAAGAAACGCTGGTGGGCCGAGGTGATGCCGACAACAAAATGGTGGGCGTCGGTGTGAACGCTAACGGGGAAACAAACGCCGTTCGGGCCTTTGTACAGGATTATTATTCGGTAGGTCGTTCCAAAGCCCTTGGTGAGCAGGTTGTTTACGACGCTGGTCTATGGAAACTCCGCCAGATCAGCCTCGGCTACGACTTCACTAAATTCTTACCTAAAACGTTATTCATCAAAGGCATACGCTTAAGCGCGGTCGCCAATAACGTCGCGATTCTGAAGAAATGGGTGCCAAATATCGACCCCGAACAATTCGGGTTCAGTTCCGACAACCTGGTTGGTCTTGAATCGACGGGTTTACCTACGACACGCAGCATCGGTTTCAACCTGAACGTTAAATTTTAA